The genomic DNA TTGGTTTCGCCGTGGAAAAGAGTTTCTACAACAGTCCATATAGTGGCAACAAAGGCAGCTCCCATGACATGTTAGCTTCAATGAAAGCAATCAAAGCCATTTGCCAACCAACCGATTACAAGCGAGAATGTCTCGACAGCCTCAGCTACGCCTCCGGAAACACCACCACGGATCCAGTACAGCTCATTAGATACGGCTTCAAGGTTGCAATGAAGTACATTTCCGATGCTGCCAAAAAATCCGACTTCCTGCGAAAGCTCGAGAAGGATCCCCGAACCTCCAGTGCCCTCGACACATGCGAAGAGCTCATGGAATTGGCGCTTGGTGAGCTCAGGCAATCGCTTGTGCGATTGGGGTTCATCGATGATCTTACGAAGTTTAATGAAATGTTGATGGATTTGAAGGTTTGGTTGAGCGCTACAATCACTTACCAAGAAAGCTGCTTGGATGCTTTTGAGAATACAACTAGTTCTACTGATGCAGCGGAGGAGATGAAGAATGTGTTGAAAACCTCCATGCATTTGAGCAGCAATGCCCTTGCCATGGTTTCTCAAGTCTTTTCAGCCTTCACTGACTTGAACAACCCTGACCCTAGCCACCGCCGCCTCCTCCAATTTGATGCCTTCCCTGTTATTGGCCACAGTGAATTCGAAGACCCCAAGTGGTATGGAGGTGAAGGCAGGAAACTCCGCCGCCTCCTCCAATTTGACGCCTTCCCTGTTATTGGTCATGGGGAATTCGAAGATCCCAAGCGGTATGGAGGTGAAGGCAGGAAACTCCGCCGGCTCCTCCAATTTGATGCCTTCCCAGTTATTGGTCATGGGGAATTCGAAGATCCAAAATGGTATGGAGGTGAAGGCAGGAAACTTCTCACAACCAGTACCACTTCTGCTCCGAAAATTAATAAGCCCGACATCATTGTGGCAAAGGATGGAAGTGGAAGCTACAAGACCATCACTGAGGCACTAAAACATGTCCCCAAGTATGGCAATGAGACCTTTATCATCTACATCAAGGAAGGTATATATAATGAGCATATCCTGGTTTCTAGGAGCATGACAAATGTGATGATGATCGGCGATGGTCCGAATAAGACCAGAATAACCGGAAACAAGAACTTTGTAGATGGCACGACCACCTACCGTACTGCCACTGTTGGTAAGCATGCTTCTCGTAAATTGCCTTAAATATACTCTTAAACACACTTATGTCTGTAGATAAATGTTTATGTTGTCAGACTATGAATTTGCGTAATAAGACATACGATTAATTTGGTTATTGGATGCATGCAGCTATTCAGGGAGACCATTTCATGGCAATGGACATAGGGTTTGAGAACTCTGCTGGTCCGGAGAAACATCAGGCTGTTGCATTGAGAGTAAGCGCTGACAAGGCAATCTTTTACAGGTGCTCAATGGACGGGTACCAAGACACCCTCTACACTCATGCTCAACGCCAATTCTACCGCGACTGCACCATCTCTGGTACCATAGATTTTGTGTTCGGAGATGCCACTGCAATCTTCCAAAACTGCACTTTCTTGATCCGCAAGCCATTGCCAAACCAGTCTTGCATTGTGACAGCTCAAGGCAGGAAAGAACGGCGCCAGCCATCTGCAATCATCATTCAAAACAGCACAATCACCGCCGATCCTGATTACTTCCCTGTCAAGGATGAGAACAAGGCATATCTTGGCCGTCCATGGAAGGAATATTCGAGGACAATCATCATGGACTCATACATTGATGACGTGATTCAACCGGAAGGTTGGTTGCCATGGGAGGGTGAGTGGGGGCTCAACACATGCTTCTATGCAGAGTTAGGCAACACAGGCCCTGCTGCTAACAAGGCAAGGCGCGTGGCATGGCGCGGGATGAAGAAGATTACTGAAAACCATGCTGCAGATTTCACACCCGGTAGGTTCTTCAGGGGTGATAAGTGGATTAGGCTCTCCGGTGTGCCTTATATCCCCGGCCTGACCGCTAGGAACCAACCGAAAACTGCAACTGTAAGTACTCCATCTGTCTTGAAAGGCGTCTGATTTATATAACTTGATAatgtttgagttgtttttgttggTCTGAAATTTGTATACAAATGTATAATTATGTAAAGCTCGATTGAATTAATTCTTCAAATATCTTAAACCACATGCCATAAAAAGTGTTTTACGCTTCCTTAATTGCTTACCATCAACGCCAAATGGGATTTACGAATCGAAAACACAGTAAATATGGCAGCCCCAGGCATGATGCCGGAAGAGATGGTGGTGTAAATCTTAGCAAGGCTGCATCCGAAATCTCTAATGCGATTCAAGTGCGTTCGAAAGTCACGGTATGCACTAATCAATGACCCCCAAGTTTGTGAGCAAACACCTCCATTCGTACAACGATGTCTCCTCCTCCACACATCCTTTTCAAACGGACCATGGCCAAGGAGACCGAAACTACCAAGGAGGAAGTTGCATTTTCGTTCCTCGATCTTCCAGTATGGCGAAAGAAGAATTTATGATAGGTGCAAATCGCGATTAGAAATATAATGCATTCCTCAAATGTACTAAACACTGTTCTCTTTTGGTGAACTGAACACCATGTTGAAATAATAGAGACAATTGGAGCTTAACGGTGAAATAAAGTAAATACGATACCAAACACCTAAAGCCAAAGCAAAATTggattccagaaacagtgtttTCAATCCTAACCGGCTTAAACTCTAAAGCCCTTGCTGTTCCTCTTTCCTCTAGCCTTCTCAAACTTCCTTCCCTTGGACCGCACGTAAGGTTTAGTGTGGCTGTGTGGTACACCAGGAGCTGGACCGAAGTGCTTCACTGCTTCACGAGAATTCTTAGGACCTCTGAGGAGAACCTGCATTGGCAGCCAAAACAAGGTTACTTAATATCTTGagaaaaagattttaaatttaacaGTGAAACTAGTAAGAGGTACGGATCAATTTATAGCAGATGTTAAATTAAAACTACTTGGTGGTGTACTTAGAACTCATACCACGTTCTGACCCAATGGTGCTCTCAAAGCAAGCTGATCAAATGTCAAGCACTCTCCTCCTGCCTTCTCAATCCTGGCCCTTGCAGTCTCAGTGAACCTCAGTGCTGTAACCTTCATTTGTGGAACTTCATAAACCCTAATGTCATCGGTGACGGTCCCCACAACAACAGCAATCTTGTTGTCCTATATATAAGACCCAAGACTTTTTAGAGCAGAAAAGAATGATATAAATACAAATATCTCGATAGTTTGTATAGAATTTACTTAGAAGTGAAAAGGTGATGACGATTGAGAAAAAACTAACCTTTCCTTGCATATACTTAATCAACCTCGATAGAGAAAGTGGTGCCTTGTTGACTTTGCTCATGAACAAACGTTTAAGAATGACTGCATTGAACTTGCTTCCAGTCCTCCGGACAAGAAAACGGTACAGCTGACCAGGGAAAAACCAAGAACCCAATCAGACTACACACTCATACGATTATAAAATATGGGAAACTAAAACGACCATAGATTTACAGAGAAATGAGGGAGATTTCATGAGCCTCGCTAAACAAAATCTGACTAACTCACATgatcaattttgaaaaatcgaAGCTAGTTCCCTCAGAATATTTAGCAGTAAATAATCATGAAAAATCAGGATTAGCATGGTTCATAAACATCACAGGGAACAATTCCTCCACAGTTCAGCAATGTCAAATAGGAAGATACCCAAACTTGGGatccaaaataaaacaaaaccgcTTTCTAGATATTTCGTACCAGAAAACAATCGACGAAAAATACTAAATATATTGGCATGATAGTACTAATCCCGAAAATCCAAAATCTTTACACCAAACAATGGTCAATTCCATTGGAATGTAATTCAAAATCTTTACAGAAACAAAAGTAGAATACTTTTCGATACGATACATCCAGATTTAACAGACCAAAATTACAAAAGGCTCAGATAGATATGGAATTAGTTTTATTCCCTGACCACAAAAGGTCTCGTAATGAGCTGGGATTCGCATATATCATCATTGCACAAACAACAACATCCCCAAATTATCAAACCCAGAAATTAAAATTGGATTTAAAGAAACTGGAATCAACAAAATACGAACTTTCATTTGCTACAAGCCTACGACCATTCTTCAAGTACAATACAAAATGGCAATCAAATCATAATCCGTATACCAAATCCGTATAAATTCAAATACGTACAAGTATTCAAAGATATAAAAAAGTGTATATACCTTGACGAGAAGCTTGAGATAGATATCATCGGACTTGGGCGCTGTGCGCTTCGTCTTCTTGCTCTTACCTCCTGCCACGAGATCGATCCCCTGTTTCGCACCACACCACACCCAAtgttgtttaaatattaatacaGATGCTAATaaaaatggagagagagagagagagggaatgatACCATTGTTGCTGCTGGTGTTGAAGCTCGGTTGCTCGGGACGCCGCTTAGTGAAGCTAGGGTTTTGACAAGCTTTATAAAGTTTACAGTTGATACTGATGTCGGGCGGGTCTGTTGGGGAGTGGTCCAATTGGAGCCCTAGCAGTTTTACATGCTTCTGTTTTCGGCCCAATCGAACAGCCCATTATCGAGCTTGGCCCAATGAGATTTGTAAATATGTATGACTTGAGCAATGATGGACTTGTTTGGAGCTACTTTTAAGATGGCTGAAAAcgattttgtgaaattatttttGTAGCCAATCTTGttaaaatacaagtgaatcctGAAAAACAAGTGATTCttacaagaagcacataaccGGTGCTTACCAAAAGCATTGAAGTGATTTttgaattcaaaaatattttttataaaaacgctttcagtcattttaaaagcattttccaAACGAGCCAATCTTTGCCGGAAGTTCCCCATCGGCAGCTATCCATCTTTTAGCTTGGAATGAATCACTCTTTTGTGGCGTCTGTGTATTTGGAAGTTGGGGTGAAATTATTCATCCCAAGACGTGTGAAGCGTGGGTGATGGATACTGGCATTGATGACCCAAAAACTAATCGACTCGGATCATATGGGATGACATGGTAAATTAGACGCTAAAGAGTGATTAATTAACTTGTTAGTACTTGGGATGGATCACGATCAAAATCTTTATCAAAGGAAAGATCGacaaatggaaaaacaagaaattaagagggtgtgtgagaagtaaaaaaagacgtgtggatagcaccatccTTGATTTAAAGAAGTGATGACTAATCAGGAAACCAGCGAAACTTCTGAAATGCTGTGACGATAATTTACAAATgctcaacaaaaaacaaaccagAATGAGCAGATATTGACCAAAAAGTAGAGTCTAAACCGAAAACCTCTTCCCTGCACAAGCAAGAACAACATATGCAGTTACGATttacaaatttcataaaaacacaagaaaatctTCAATGTGATCAACGCTTGGAACTCTCGGATTAAGATGGCGCTTCTCCCTTGTCAAGCTCATCTATTAAACAGAATCCAAACTCTAGCACCTGTCGAGCTTCTTGTATTTTCTAATTGAGCTGTGAGAAATCTCCAAATAATCAGTTCTTTTTAGGAGGCTGCCCAAAGACGCACAACATAAGGACATCGTGATTAAATAATATCATCACACAATTGCTATCGAAACAAATATAAATGGCGATACACAtacctttttaaaatttaactTTGAACCGCTCGGGGATGCTTTATGATCAACTGGTTTCAGTATCTCAAAGGAACACACCAGAGCTTCATCAACACTCAATAGAGCACCGGCATTATCAAACTCCCCGCCATAGTTGGGAGCTGAAAATATTGTGACTAATCTTCGTTTTGCGAAAAACTCATAGCCATCCTCCACCACCTACAGTGTAACTTAAATAATCATTCATCTGGACAACTTGGATTAAATGTCACGAAAAAATTCAGCAAAAAGTCATAATGGTTTGCATAAAGGATGCCTAGAGGTACCATCAACCATAAAAACCGAGGTAAATTGTAATGCCTACAATATTTCTACAAGTCCAAAATATTGTGGACATAATTTATAAGACTACTAGGGGAATGGGAAAAGAAAAGGCGGGGAACACATATATGGTTAGGTTGTTTGTAATTAGGATTCAATTTGTTCAAGTAAGTATAGGATTACCTGATGACCCCGGCAAATGAGATCAAGCTCATTCTTATCTAAAAAATCACTAACTCTATCAGCTCCAAAAGTACAGGAAACACCTCGATCACTCTCCGCCCAACCCTCAACCCTAGCATCAGGATCAGACCAAAGCAGATCGCATAACAGACCATTATCTGGAATGTCAGTTGGCCgtgaaatttcttttatttggtcCAAGTTTTCCAACTCTGGCGAGAGACCCCCGTGCATACAAAGTATCTTCCCATCAATAAGTGCAGCCACAGGCAAACAATTAAAGCACTCGGTAAATATTTTCCAAAGCCTTACATTAAACCTCCTTTTACACTCGTCATAGAACCCATATATTCGATTAATCTTTGCATCTTCATGGTTTCCCCtcaaaaggaaaattttgtCAGGGTATCTTATTTTGTAGGCCAGAAGCAAACAGATTGTCTCCAAACTTTGCTTGCCTCGATCCACATAGTCTCCTAGAAACAGGTAATTTGCAGAAGGAGGATAACCACCATATTCGAACACCCTTAGTAGGTCTTGGTATTGTCCATGTATATCACCTGTAAGACGCCTGCAATATTAGGAAGACCGTGGACATAAAGAAATATAAGGAGATAATTGTACCATTTATGCCTTCAAGTATCATTTCTGCCCTCTATTTCATGCAAGAAACACTAGAGCATCATCAATACAGTGTACCATGATGTACAATTAGAGGACCAAGAAACGTTCTGAATACAAATTCGACGATACCAAGTACTCAAAATGCAGCAAAGGAACATCCAAGTCAAGAAATTCTAAGGTGAATTTTCAAGGTGAATGTGTACGTTGGCTGATTAAGGAAAAACACAATCCAAAAGTACATGATTGTGATATCCTTATAACCAGGCAAAAAACCGGTCATtacgaaaaacaaaaatcatttcTTTGTCTTTGTCTTTTCTTTACATTACTGACCAAAAAACGAACATTATTGGGCAGAAATTGAGACTAATGAACCAATGGCGTCCCAAATTGATAACTCAAACATATTCCAAATTCATCTAACGAAATGAACGTAGTGTTCCCCCGACCCGCTTGCGGTCCGCCTTGTTGGCTTGGGGTCACCCTTTATTTCGCACCTCAATTTAATCGAATTATCAGTTCTGCCACCATTCTGATTCAGTACCAAATTTCTTACATAATCATCCACAAGCAAACACCAGAAAATAAACGGGGTACAGTAAATTAGACAATTCAACACCATCATGATCATGAAAGATACTGTAAGAGAGGATGAGAGAGCTGACCGCAAATTCGAACCGGAGCTCGGACCTCGAGAAGATTAGGCTGAGAGAGGAAGATTTGGCGGGCGTTGACGCAAAGTTGACGGATCTCCGCCTCCGAAAGCTGCACTTGCTTCCCTCCTTTGCCTTCCAAAAGCCTCCTGATTATATCATCCAACACACCCTTATCCATCATCCCCTCCattgtcatcatcatcatctgctCTGCTCGAAAGAACCCAGATTGAAAGTTCTAAAATTTCTGAAGAACCAGAGAGATTGGAGAAATGGGTTGCTTTAAAAATCCAGAGATTCGAATCAAGATCCCAACTTTTTGGATTGAAGGAGAAGAAAGGTCAAGTGGGTCAACAGAGAAAAGCTGAGAAATTTATCAAaacctgaaagaaaaaaaaaaaacaaaaaaaaaatggtgcaaCTTGAGTTTTGGAATTAGAAGGAGAAGCAACAGAAGGAAGGGAATGATTGATTGGGATTAGAAAATTGGGATTTGCCTTGAATGTTTCTTATCTCtaattctttttctatttttttttattaatttcctCCTAAATTTTTCTCGCACCGCCATGTAGGTTTCAATTTTGTTGAAACCTTCAAATATGGACGGACAGGTGGGGGTGGTGAGAGGAAGATAGACCGGCGCATGATAGCAACGTTGTACACGTGGGTTCATGTTAGGAATCCGGATAACAACGTGGGTTCATGTTAGGAATCCGGATATGATCCGGATTTCTTTTATAAGAATTCTAAAATTCCataaattgtatcaatttatcatATATCATTTTCATATTTGAGCCATCAGAGGAATAAATCGTGTTCGTTCCTCAGTCAGTACTTATTCATGAGATGACGTGACCTCTCATGAGATTCGAATTTAATATTATGTATGCCATTTACATGAGATTTGAATTTGCATCCAAAACTACTGACACAGAAATTTGTAATATTATTTAAAGGTTTGCGTTTTGCATGTAAAATTTATCGTGGATGAAAAATTTGGTGTTAAGAATCACGTGCTCCAAAGATTAAAAAGTGATTTTCGCACTTTTTTTTAACTAGTCACCCACCCTCTTATTTATGGtcatcaaattgaataaatcaaacaaaatcaatATGAGAATTAGTGAGAAGCTAAAAACGATGTGTGAAAAGCAAAACTTCGTTTGTCAAAATTACCTAGTTGGGCCTTAATAATGGATCAGTCTCAGTTCACAGAAAAGTCACCTTGCCGAAGATCACACATAGCCCTACCCAAAACCCAAATTCTACCTCCAGGCGAGCCCAATGCCAAAGGGCCCAAAGATGGGTTACCAGCTACACCGGCGCGGGGACACAGGGCGCAGCCGAGCTAACTGATTCCGCACCAGTCAGTGCTTCAAAACAAAACTTTAGAACCAGAATTCAAGGTCCATTGTTCGATCTTAAAATCAATCGTCGAAGGGTTTTATTTGCTTGCTGCTGAAGATCTTAGATTTTCTCTATCCTCCATTTCCAGAATGTTCAAGAAGTAAGCTTTATGTTCTGTATTTCTAAATATATGCTATGTGCGTTTTAATTTGTTGATCATTGAGGCATATAATTTCTGGGTTTGCTTTGATTCGATGGAAATACAAAcagtttgttttaatttggattTTCGATTATGTGATTATATGGgttatgaatcctagaacgccaatGCCCTCGGTTTTGCGATTTATGCCTTGAATTTTATTGTTGCTTGTGTAATTGGAATGGTGCCATTGATTCTCTGTGTGTAAGCAATCGTTCTTTTAGCTTTTTCGGAAGAGGAGGTTCGTGGAGGATGGTTAGGGTTCCCAGTAGTTTGTTTTCGAGTGGAAGTGGTTTGGATTAGCAAATTCTTCTTGTTGCAATCGAGATACATAAGGGGAATATTTTGTTGTATAATTGCATGTATGTGTTACGTTGTAGGTTTTCCACCGAAGAGGTGTCTGCACAAAACCAAGTTAAGGCATCCGTCCAGCGCAAAATTCGGCAAAGTATTGCAGATGAGGTAAGATGTTCATAGGGATTTAACTGATGCTTTAAGATATACTTTACATTCGTTTTATCGAAAATTTAACTTCAACTGCAGTACCCTGGGCTCGAACAAGTGTTGGAAGATTTGATTCCTAAGAAGTCTCCTCTAATTGTGGCTAAATGGTTTGTTACTCTGTTGGATTTACTTCTTGACTCAGCTGTTCGTTTGGTGCTGTCTTATCCCGTATATCTAACATTGTTTCCCACTTTCTCCACTTTTTTCAGTCAGAACCATCTCAATTTGGTTGTGGTAAACAACGTGCCACTATTTTTCAACATTCGTGATGGACCATATATGCCTACCCTAAGACTCCTTCATCAGTGTAACAATTTCTTTCCCACAAATTTGTTTTCTCATTATTCTATTTTCTTGAAGAATCATTTGTCGGTTACTTTGTTTGTTGATCGTCATGTCTCTCTGCTGATAAGTTGTAGTAAGGTGAAAATGCAATTCTGGTGTTTTGGAAGTAAATAATTTGGAATGAACGTCTAATAATGAGAATGATAAACTTTAACTGTTACTTATACCAAAAGAGTTGCTTGTATTTTTAAATCTtaggattcaatgaatttaatGAGAGTGATTAGAAGTTTTCTCAATCACAGGCCGTACAATCAGTAAATAAGAATGCAATGATTTGTTGAGATCACAGTGGAAAACCAACTATTTTGTGGGTTTCTTGCTTTTCTTGGCATCCTGCATGGGGTTCCAAATGTGATATGAGCCCTACTGTAGTGGAAAGCCTAGGAAGATTCTGTCAATATTTTCAGCCAAGGATTTTGGGTGCGGGCAGGTGGAGCCATTGTACATCTACTCTAGAAAGTGAGAATTGTTACCTTCGGGTGAGACCTACCAGGTGAATTGATTCTCATGGTCGAAAGTTCCGATTCAACAATGTTCCGGTACCTTATTAAAGAGGAGAGAAATATTTCAGACTATGCCACAAGTCTATGCATATgaattttgggatttttcttttttgaaggACAGCGAAGAGGGCTTtgtgcttttgttttttaagtctGGTCTATGTTTTTCTATCATGCAATCTtcctttttcatctttttgttaaattaaaatcTATGTTATTTGTAAAGTTTTCCTTCCAAAAATATGTAGTTGAGAAAATTCAGGGTTTCCTTGTTGGGTTTTACAGATCCAGATGTTATGAAAAAGTTGCAAGTAGATAGGGGTGCCATAAGGTTTGTTCTCTCTGGTGCAAACATAATGTGTCCAGGTCTAACTTCTCCCGGTGGTGCTTTGGACAACGAAGTGGGAGCAGAAACTCCTGTGGTACGAgtttgtcttttttttatttctttggatTAATGTAAATGTCATACTCACGCTAGAACAAATATGATGTTGAGTCGATTTAAATAATTTCCGTATAATGAGATGGAAATGTTGAAGTTCAGTTTGATTTGTATGTATCCCAGGCGATAATGGCGGAAGGGAAGCAACATGCTCTCGCTATTGGCTTCACAAAGATGTCGGCAAAAGAAATGTAAGTTATTATCTCACTTGAAGGACGTTATAGTTGCTTCTCCTATACTATTGCCTGAGAAACCCTTAGAATATCGAGAACAAGATATGTAACATATAGAACCTAACTTGTCTTCACCGACCTCAGAATATGACATTAAATGATAAAAGCTTAAAAATTCAGAATAAATCATAAACCTCTGATTGTTAGCTTTTTAAAGTTTCTTCCCTTGTTCTTCGTAAATTTGGGCGGTAGGGCCAAGTTCACTCTACAGTGAACTAATAATTGTATCAAATCCAGCTTAGTAATCCATTGCTGATTGCCTTATCTGCATGGCTTACAGAAGAGATATCAACAAGGGAATTGGAGTTGACAACATGCATTATCTTAATGACGGTCTTTGGAAGGTATGTTGTTAAATTTTACTTCGTATCTATAGCCATTGCCGGTGTTTTAATTATCGTTTCCTCGATAAATGTttcaccttgctttgcagaTGGAACATCTAGATTGAGGATATTGAAGACTAACCGTGGTATCATCAAGAAGACATGAAGAAATTTATGTTACGGTTTCATCGATGTGGTGTTGAATCTTCTGTCGCGTTCGGCTGTTAGATCGGAGCTTAAAGAGTTATTTGTGTACCCTATTCGAAATTACTTAGTTTTGTATTTGTATGTGGAACCTTTATCGAATATTTCACCCCTTAATCAAATTGATTGTAAGATGGTCATATCCATTATGTCATACCATTCAGAGGTACTTCTCTTGTGTTTATGTAAGGTGGTGAATTCTCAATTCCCAAGCAGATGTTCTAGAGATTTCTCCGGTGATGGAATATACTCTTTTGCAAAGGAAAACTAAtcaaaagagtttgaaaactttgagttttaacgataaggacaaaataaagggtaaagtgaataataccatgattgactttttagtgcaaaaatgtggtttttcgtcaaaatgaacagtatcgagAGCTTTCTGTTAAAGTTCTCCTTTTGCAAagataaattaacaaaattatgaTATCCTCTTAGGGATGAGtcaatttaatattattaagaaattttaaaatgacagtattttattttttttaaatttgtgaattttattgtttggctaacctaaaaaaacaaaggaattCAAATATGAGATTAATGTGTGTATAGAGTTATCTAAGTGAGCACTCTAAAATGGTGAAATATTCAAAATACCATAAATTGCCCTTTAACAATTTCATGAATTacaattgaaccaaaaaaaGCTAAAGTATTtaaccatatttttattttgaatgcatttaatatttaaaattatagaaaaaaaaaaaaaaaaaaacaaaacctccCACATTAGGGGGTGGTTTCACGTCTTTAAttcatttcttttaaaaaaaataaaaatgtaaattaattatttaaataaaaaatatataaaaaagcCAATTGCCACATGCATACGCGTGTGGCAAGAGGCTAGTTAATATATAAATGAGAGATTGTAGTTGGGAAATGTGCTAGTGACAGTGATGGTGATGGAGGTGATGATAGTGGATGGTGGTGGCAACGACAATGGTGGTGATGGTAggaggcggtggtggtggtgatggtaggCGGCGGTGGTGACAATAGTATGCAGTTATAATAAAGAGCAAAAGGCACAAACTTTTTATAACAATATATTGATACATCAACTGTAAAATAGTCATAACTAAACGTTTTCCCGTGCAAGAGAGAAATTCATCTTTTACTTGTTTTTCCTACTTCCTGGACTATTAGGTGATTTCTGGCTTTTCTTGGCTTCAAATTTCCTGATTCGTAGAGCGGCTACATTGTGGCGCTGGTTATGTCTTTTCCGTTTGCTGCATACACACATGAACAAAGAAAATATCAACAGCGGAGCAAAAACGATCCGCCCTAGCTACGCTAGCAGAATTTCATTATGGAAATTGACATCGCAACAGAAGAAGGGCATACCTTACAAACAATAGGCCTGCTGTAAGCACCAATCCTCCAATGGCCCAAGAAACTCTTTCGCTAAATGGCATTTCCCTCCACCGCTGCTGGAATTCCTCTAGCAGCCTCAAGCTCTCAGCTTTCTGGGGCACCTCAGATGGTGAAGCCTTCCATGAATCAGCAATCAAATCAAGACTGGCTTTACCGCCATAGCAAAATGGTTCTTCCTTGCTCGTCGATAGGTCATCTTTAACGTCAAATCCTGCAGCATGGCAGAACTCTGTGCCATTACGAATCCATTCAGAGGCCCTGCCGCAAACATAATCATTTACTCCACATGGTGCTAGAACCTGGCAGAAAATATTTAATCATCAAAGTCGTTCTCTAATACATCTGGAAGGAGATAAGTTTGATGTCTTTAGCAAGCAGTGTCAGTTCAACTACTATTTGCATCGTTAACAAAACATTGCACACGAAAGAAACATTAATACTATCAATGATGAAGATACTTCAAAGAAGACCGTCTAGGCGGACAAACCAAGCAGCATGTCACACCCCCTCCAACCCAACACTTCATATTCCCCCTTCACTTTAATAAACTGGCAAGGAAAATCTTGGACTGGAAATTAAAAGCCACCCACACACCTGTGTTATTGCATCCGTAGAGTAGTAAGCCTCAGCACAAGCCTCAAAAACCCTGTCACAGAAAGAGGCACAAATAACCGGAGGTCCTGACTGCACACCAATGCGGGGATCACAGATGGAACATTCCAGCAATTCCCATAAATGCAAGCACTCTGGGCCAGCTTCCCCTGATGAAGCCAACTTCCTAA from Pyrus communis chromosome 17, drPyrComm1.1, whole genome shotgun sequence includes the following:
- the LOC137723047 gene encoding folate-binding protein 1-like; this encodes MGCASLILLLLLNTLVPSLSGKPDSVCISQGGRFPPFSSEGKPPKRVTKGSKDLTLCRVFREKTCCDVAQTHPALVSVRKLASSGEAGPECLHLWELLECSICDPRIGVQSGPPVICASFCDRVFEACAEAYYSTDAITQVLAPCGVNDYVCGRASEWIRNGTEFCHAAGFDVKDDLSTSKEEPFCYGGKASLDLIADSWKASPSEVPQKAESLRLLEEFQQRWREMPFSERVSWAIGGLVLTAGLLFVSKRKRHNQRHNVAALRIRKFEAKKSQKSPNSPGSRKNK